The Deltaproteobacteria bacterium genome has a window encoding:
- a CDS encoding type II toxin-antitoxin system VapC family toxin, with protein sequence MRLLLDTHALLWALAQPRRFPGRVAAALRDPGNSVQLSAASTWEIAIKAELGKIKADLDAITRAARGAGFDELPISIAHTLRLPALPPHHRDPFDRLLVVQALEEGLTIVTHDPAFAAYPAPTLWS encoded by the coding sequence CTGAGGCTGCTGCTCGACACGCACGCGCTGCTCTGGGCGCTGGCGCAGCCGCGACGTTTTCCCGGCCGAGTCGCGGCAGCCCTTCGGGATCCCGGTAACTCCGTCCAGCTCAGCGCGGCGAGCACCTGGGAGATCGCCATCAAGGCGGAGCTCGGCAAGATCAAAGCCGATCTGGACGCGATCACCCGTGCCGCCCGCGGGGCGGGATTCGACGAGCTGCCGATCTCGATCGCGCACACGCTTCGTCTGCCGGCGCTGCCCCCCCACCACCGCGATCCGTTCGACCGCCTTCTCGTCGTGCAGGCACTCGAGGAGGGGCTCACCATCGTCACGCACGACCCCGCGTTCGCCGCGTACCCGGCCCCGACGCTTTGGAGCTGA
- a CDS encoding type II toxin-antitoxin system Phd/YefM family antitoxin: MKVNVYAAKTHLSRLLDRAARGEEVVITRHGKPVARLTPVEQRRAPRKLGALRGKVQVAADFDAPLPKEILALFEGAR; the protein is encoded by the coding sequence GTGAAAGTCAACGTGTACGCAGCCAAAACCCATCTCTCACGCCTGCTCGACAGGGCGGCACGCGGAGAGGAGGTCGTGATTACGCGCCACGGGAAGCCCGTCGCCAGGCTGACTCCGGTGGAGCAGCGCCGCGCACCCCGCAAGCTCGGCGCTCTCCGCGGTAAAGTCCAGGTGGCTGCCGACTTCGACGCCCCGCTGCCGAAGGAGATCCTCGCCCTCTTCGAGGGAGCGCGCTGA
- a CDS encoding MFS transporter, giving the protein MFVLYVVAYLDRINVGFAALQMRQDLGFDDRVYGLGAGIFFVGYFLFEVPSNLLLERLGARLWIARIMITWGLIASAMMVVRGARSFYLLRFLLGVAEAGFFPGMILYLTYWFPAAERAHAVARFMTATAIAGVVGGPISGALLAMDGLGGLRGWEWLFLAEGLPAVVLGLAVLAYLPDGPASASWLTPEERRSLAARLGPEQVIEAHHAATLGAALADRRVWRLAVLYFVLVTGLYGVGLWLPQIVKGLSGLGDVMVGIVSAVPYVAAAAGMVLVGRHSDRTGERRWHVAGPAFVGALGLAFVAYLRSPVAALAALSLAALGTSSTLGPFWSMPTSLLRGTGAAAGIALINSIGNLGGFVGPYLIGLVKDATGSFAGGFLVLAGGLVAAGLLALGGERH; this is encoded by the coding sequence TCGTGCTCTATGTCGTCGCCTACCTCGACCGCATCAACGTCGGCTTCGCTGCACTCCAGATGCGCCAGGACCTCGGTTTCGACGACCGCGTCTACGGCCTCGGCGCCGGCATCTTCTTCGTCGGCTACTTCCTCTTCGAGGTGCCGAGCAACCTGCTGCTCGAACGCCTGGGGGCGCGCCTCTGGATCGCGCGCATCATGATCACCTGGGGCCTGATCGCGTCCGCGATGATGGTCGTGCGGGGCGCGCGGAGCTTCTACCTGCTCCGCTTCCTCCTCGGCGTCGCGGAGGCAGGCTTCTTCCCGGGCATGATCCTCTACCTCACCTACTGGTTCCCGGCGGCAGAGCGCGCGCACGCAGTGGCACGTTTCATGACCGCCACAGCGATCGCGGGGGTCGTGGGTGGGCCAATCTCCGGGGCGCTCCTCGCCATGGACGGGCTCGGCGGCCTCCGGGGCTGGGAGTGGCTCTTCCTCGCCGAAGGGCTGCCGGCGGTCGTGCTCGGGCTTGCGGTGCTCGCCTACCTGCCCGACGGGCCGGCGAGCGCGTCGTGGCTCACGCCCGAGGAGCGACGCTCGCTCGCCGCGCGCCTCGGCCCAGAGCAGGTGATCGAGGCGCATCACGCGGCGACCCTCGGCGCCGCCCTCGCCGACCGCCGTGTCTGGCGGCTCGCCGTCCTGTACTTCGTGCTGGTCACCGGCCTCTACGGCGTGGGCCTCTGGCTGCCGCAGATCGTCAAGGGTCTCTCGGGGCTTGGCGACGTGATGGTTGGGATCGTGTCCGCGGTGCCCTACGTGGCCGCTGCGGCCGGCATGGTCCTGGTCGGCAGGCACTCGGATCGCACCGGCGAGCGGCGCTGGCACGTCGCCGGACCGGCTTTCGTCGGGGCCCTCGGCCTGGCGTTCGTCGCGTATCTCCGTTCGCCAGTCGCGGCGCTCGCCGCCCTCTCGCTCGCCGCGCTCGGCACCTCGAGCACGCTCGGCCCGTTCTGGTCGATGCCCACGTCGCTCCTGCGCGGCACGGGGGCCGCCGCGGGCATCGCGCTCATCAACTCGATCGGCAACCTGGGCGGCTTCGTGGGCCCCTACCTGATCGGCCTCGTGAAGGACGCGACGGGCAGCTTTGCCGGCGGCTTCCTCGTGCTCGCCGGGGGGCTCGTCGCGGCGGGGCTCCTCGCGCTCGGCGGAGAGCGGCACTGA